The region CGGCGGTTCTTCAGGCGGCTCCGCCGCTGCGGTGGCCGCCGATCAATGCCTCGCCGCATTCGGCACCGACACCGGCGGTTCGATCCGCCAGCCCGCTGCTTGCTGCGGCGTGATCGGATTGAAACCGACCTATGGCCGGGTGAGCCGCTACGGCGTCATCGCCTTCGCGTCATCAATGGATCAAGTCGGGCCGATGACCAAAGACGTGCGCGACGCGGCGCTGCTGCTCCAGGCGATCGCGGGACATGATCCAGCCGACTCGACCTCGGCCAAACTCGCCGTGCCGGATTATCTCGCCGCGCTCAACGGCAACGTCAAAGGGCTGCGCGTCGGCGTGCCCAAAGAGTATTTCGTCAGCGGCATGCAAGCTGAAGTTGAGCAAGCGGTGCGCAGCGCCATCCGTGTTCTGGAACAAAATGGCGCCAGCGTCGAAGAAATTTCGCTGCCGCACACCGAATACGCCGTGGCGGTCTACTACATCGTCGCCACCGCCGAAGCGAGTTCCAATCTAGCGCGCTACGATGGCATGCGCTTCGGCCACCGCGCCGACGCCAAGGATTTGAACGAAACCTACAGGGTCAGCCGTGACGAAGGTTTTGGCGCCGAGGTCAAGCGGCGCATCATGCTCGGCACCTATGTCTTGTCGGCCGGCTACTACGACGCCTACTATCTCAAAGCCCAGCGCGTGCGCACACTGATCAAAAAAGATTTTGCCGAGGCGTTTAAGAAATGTGATGTCATCGTCACGCCGACGGCGCCAACCACGGCGTTCAAGATCGGCGAAAAAACCCAAGACCCGCTGCAAATGTATCTGTCGGACATCTACACCATATCGATCAACCTAGCCGGACTGCCGGCGCTCTCGCTGCCTTGCGGCTTCGACGGCGACGGCATGCCCATCGGCTTGCAAATCATCGGCAAACATTTTGACGAAGCGACGATCTTGCGCGCCGCTGATGCTTACGAACAAGCGACGGAATGGCACAAGAAAAAACCCAAGCTGTAGAATTAACGACGATGAAATACGAACCGGTCATAGGCCTGGAAGTTCACGCCCAACTGCTAACGGAATCGAAAATCTTCTGCGGCTGCTCGACTCAATTCGGCCGGGAGCCCAACGCCAACACTTGCCCCGTGTGCTGCGGATTTCCCGGCGTCCTGCCGGTGCTGAATAAAAAAGTCGTCGAGTTCGCCATCAAAGCGGGTTTGGCGACGCACTGCCAAATTACCCGGTCGAGCATTCTCGCGCGGAAAAATTATTTCTATCCCGATCTGCCCAAGGGCTACCAGATCAGCCAGTACGAACTGCCGATCTGCGCCGAAGGTTATGTCGACATCGAACTGGACGGCGCGGCGAAACATATCAGGTTGACGCGCATCCACATGGAAGAAGACGCCGGCAAAAATATCCATGACGCCCACAGCGATTCGAGCCTGGTCGATCTCAACCGCGCAGGCGTGCCGCTGCTGGAAATCGTCAGCGAGCCCGACATGGCCTCGGCAGCGGAAGCCGGCGCCTATTTGCGTACCTTGCGCGCGATTCTCCAGTACCTCGCGGTCTGCGACGGCAACATGGAGGAAGGCAGTTTTCGTTGCGACGCCAACGTCTCGGTGCGGCCGGTGGGAACCACGGCACTCGGCACCAAGATTGAAATTAAAAATCTAAATTCCTTCCGCGCCGTCGACAGAGCGATTGAATATGAAATCCGGCGCCAGAGCGAAACTCTCGAAGAGGGCGGCAAACTAATGCAGGAAACCCGGCTTTGGGACGAGCACCGCGAAGAG is a window of Deltaproteobacteria bacterium DNA encoding:
- the gatA gene encoding Asp-tRNA(Asn)/Glu-tRNA(Gln) amidotransferase subunit GatA yields the protein MNLAQLTLHEASDKLRAREFSSRELTEAVFAQIAATDERVHAYLTLARDGAIAQANHADQRLKQNTNGSSMLGIPLAIKDNFLTHGLRTTCASKILGDFMPPYDGTTVAKLRAAGAVFVGKTNLDEFAMGSSAENSAFFPTRNPWNLERIPGGSSGGSAAAVAADQCLAAFGTDTGGSIRQPAACCGVIGLKPTYGRVSRYGVIAFASSMDQVGPMTKDVRDAALLLQAIAGHDPADSTSAKLAVPDYLAALNGNVKGLRVGVPKEYFVSGMQAEVEQAVRSAIRVLEQNGASVEEISLPHTEYAVAVYYIVATAEASSNLARYDGMRFGHRADAKDLNETYRVSRDEGFGAEVKRRIMLGTYVLSAGYYDAYYLKAQRVRTLIKKDFAEAFKKCDVIVTPTAPTTAFKIGEKTQDPLQMYLSDIYTISINLAGLPALSLPCGFDGDGMPIGLQIIGKHFDEATILRAADAYEQATEWHKKKPKL
- the gatB gene encoding Asp-tRNA(Asn)/Glu-tRNA(Gln) amidotransferase subunit GatB, with translation MAQEKTQAVELTTMKYEPVIGLEVHAQLLTESKIFCGCSTQFGREPNANTCPVCCGFPGVLPVLNKKVVEFAIKAGLATHCQITRSSILARKNYFYPDLPKGYQISQYELPICAEGYVDIELDGAAKHIRLTRIHMEEDAGKNIHDAHSDSSLVDLNRAGVPLLEIVSEPDMASAAEAGAYLRTLRAILQYLAVCDGNMEEGSFRCDANVSVRPVGTTALGTKIEIKNLNSFRAVDRAIEYEIRRQSETLEEGGKLMQETRLWDEHREETRSMRSKESAHDYRYFPDPDLLPLVVDENWIAAVRDSLLELPAARKSRFMSELGLPAYDAELLTSRKDIADFFEQALKIHGNAKVLSNWIVGDLFRVLKERKLDDQLYIVNWPVSATHLAELVQLIDQGKISGKIAKTVFEAMLESDKAPRQIVSEKGLEQVSDSGSIETAVEQVLASNTKQVEQFRAGNDKVFGFLVGQVMKATQGKAHPQKVNEILRDKLTGNG